CTCCGCAAAATTTTTGAAGAGGCTCAAGACCGCGCACCCTCGATTATATTTATAGACGAGATTGACGCAATTGCACCTAAACGCGCAGAAATGGGCGGAGAAAAACAGGTAGAACGCCGAGTAGTTGCCCAGTTATTAGCACTAATGGACGGCCTAAAATCACGCGGACAGTTAATAGTAATAGCAGCTACAAATATTCCCAATTCTTTAGATCCTGCTTTGAGAAGGCCGGGAAGATTTGACCGTGAAATTTCGATTCCTATTCCTGACAGAAACGGGCGGCTTGAAATCTTAAAGATTCATACTCGCGGAATGCCTTTATCTCAAGACGTTGATTTAATGAAAATTGCTGATTTATCACACGGTTATGTCGGTGCAGACTTGGAAGAACTTGCGAAAGAGGCCGCTATGTCATGCGTTAGAGATATTTTGCCGATGATTAATTTTACCACTCAAGAGATCCCATATGAGAAAATTTCAAAACTTGAAGTTACTCAGCAGCATTTTATTAACGCATTACTTGAGACAAACCCCTCGGCTACACGTGAATTCTTTGTTGAAGTCCCTGATACTAAATTCAGCGATATAGCAGGACTTGACGACATAAAGCAGCAACTAATTAACGCAGTAAGACAGCCATTAGAACACGCAGATTTATTCACGAAATATAAATTAACTCCCATTAAGAGCATATTATTATATGGAGCACAGGGAACCGGCAAGACTTCACTAGCTAAGGCACTGGCTCATGAAAGCGGCCTAAATTTTATAAACGTTCAGAGCGCAAATTTATTATTACGTTATCAGGGAGATTCTGAACGCGCCCTAAAAAATATCTTCCGTGCAGCAAAACAGGCGGCACCCTCAATTATATTCTTTGACGGAATTGACTCGATATTCCCCGATAAAAATCCTCCGTCACAAACTTTGCGGGGACAATTTTTTGCGGAACTCAACGGGATCGAAGAACTCAACGGCGTTACTGTCTTGGCCGCAACTGATAACCCGCGGGGCTTGGACAAGGCTTTATTTTCTCCGACAGTCTTTAATTTGCGCGTCAAAATGCCCATCCCTGAAGAGAATGACCGAGCAGAAATTTTTAAACTTGAACTCGCTGATAAACCTTTAGATAATAATATTGATTTTACCGAACTAGCACAATCAACTGAAGGACTTAACGGCGGAGATATAAATTTTATTTGCAGGAGTGCCATAATGCAGGCTTTAAACGAGAACACAGAAAATTTTATTATAAAGCGTGAAAATTTTGACGAGGCTATAGACTCATTCAGTGAATTAATAGCAAAGAGACAAGAGTCAAACGAGCAGGAAAAATTACAGGAAAATGCAATAGAGATTACAGCAGAAGCAAGTTATTCAAGGCTTGATGTTTTCTTAGCTGAAAAGTTAAATATAACCCGCTCGCAAATTCAGAGAATGCTCAAAACCGGCCTAGTGTCAATAAACGGAGTCAAGCATTTAAAGCAGGCTCAAAAAGTGAATAAGGGCGATAAAATTATTGCGATAGTCCCAGAGTCAGAAAATATAACGGCTCTTGTCGGTGAAGATGATGTACCATTTGACGTAATTTATGAAGACGATCATTTAATCGTAGTAAACAAGCCCGCCGGAATAATCGTTCACCCCGCCCCCGGTAAAATGCACGGGACATTGATTCAAGGGCTCGTTCAGCGTTACCCGGAATTAAAGGAAATGGACGGATTTATGCGCCCCGGTATAGTCAGCCGCTTAGATATGGGAACATCGGGACTCTTAGTTGTTGCTAGAAATCAAGAGTCTTATAATTTATTACAAAAAATGTTCGCTTCTCGTGAAATCAATAAATATTATTTAGCACTGGTACACGGTCATTTGCCTCAGCCTGAAGGAATCTTATCCGGTCCGATTGATAAAGACCCTAAAGACTCGACTCACTCTATAATAGTCGAAGGTGGCAAGCCATCAATAACCGGCTACAAAGTCATAAAAGAAAGCGCAAAATATTCACTTGTTGAGTGCAAATTATATACTGGGAGGACTCATCAAATTAGAGTTCACATGTCGGCGGCCGGGTGTCCATTATACGGGGATTATGCTTATGGAGCGCCGGAAAAATTTATGAATCGAGTATTTTTGCATTCGTGGAAGTTGTCATTTATTCACCCTATAACGGGCAAAGAATTATCATTCAGGCAATTTATACCGGAAGAGTTTACTAATTTGTTATATGTCTTGAATCACGAGAATTAATTTATCACAAAAATATGCGGTGCTGCCATATAACACAACACCGCGCAAAATTTTTTTATTTCCTGCCCGCTGAAGTAGTTATGACTCTTTGAATGCAGATAAATACAAGCAATAATAACCCCGTCGCAATCTTGCCCCACCATGATAATAAATTGCCGTTGAATGTAATCAGAGCCGGAATTATTGATTTTAACAGAACCCCGAAAAGAGTCCCCGCCATATAGCCGACTCCGCCGGTTAAAAGAGTCCCGCCTATTACTGCGCAGGTTATTACTTCGAGTTCTCCGCCCTGTAGTGATAAATTCCAGCCGCTTTTTACGTAGAGTGCGTAACTTATTCCAGCTAAGACCGAGCATAACCCGTTAAAGCCGTAAACTAAAATTTTAGTCCGTCCGACCGGGAGTCCCATTAAGGCCGCTGATTGTTCATTGCCTCCGATTGCGTAAATATTCCGCCCGAATCGTGTTCGCTGTAAAATAAACGCCCCGATTAATATCACGATTAAGAATAATATCACGTTGAAATTTATAAATGCTATGGGCTTGATTCTTACCCACTTACCATCAGCGAATTTCATTAAATAAATTTTCCAGCCTGCCAACGAGTCAATCATGGGATGATGTATATCAATTGATTCACGGCTTATCAGTGAACACACCCCGCGAGCTAAAAACATTCCTGTCAAAGTCGTTATAAACGGCGGGACGTTCAAATAATGAATTACCCAGCCCATTATAAGGCCAAGCCCGACTCCCATGACTACAGCCGCCGCAATGCAAATTAACGGGTGAAGATTCAAAACTGTAGTCCCATATGCT
The sequence above is a segment of the Synergistaceae bacterium genome. Coding sequences within it:
- a CDS encoding RluA family pseudouridine synthase; this encodes MIKSFKVLEAYSGDAMKGLARIHPDDMKELNLSEGDLIELTGRTVTPARIRAGDKETGTGIIQIDGLIRENAGVSLDDNINLETSIIYHFAGSITLQPLGDVKLSDREKDEHYILSLLEGQAVRAGDRIRVNLFGTRICDFQVTAATPDGTVIINKSTYLNLLKPLEIKHSHKISYEDIGGLSSQIRKVREMIELPLRFPQVFERLGIQPPRGVLLYGPPGTGKTVIARAVANETDAWFTHISGPEIIGKFYGESEERLRKIFEEAQDRAPSIIFIDEIDAIAPKRAEMGGEKQVERRVVAQLLALMDGLKSRGQLIVIAATNIPNSLDPALRRPGRFDREISIPIPDRNGRLEILKIHTRGMPLSQDVDLMKIADLSHGYVGADLEELAKEAAMSCVRDILPMINFTTQEIPYEKISKLEVTQQHFINALLETNPSATREFFVEVPDTKFSDIAGLDDIKQQLINAVRQPLEHADLFTKYKLTPIKSILLYGAQGTGKTSLAKALAHESGLNFINVQSANLLLRYQGDSERALKNIFRAAKQAAPSIIFFDGIDSIFPDKNPPSQTLRGQFFAELNGIEELNGVTVLAATDNPRGLDKALFSPTVFNLRVKMPIPEENDRAEIFKLELADKPLDNNIDFTELAQSTEGLNGGDINFICRSAIMQALNENTENFIIKRENFDEAIDSFSELIAKRQESNEQEKLQENAIEITAEASYSRLDVFLAEKLNITRSQIQRMLKTGLVSINGVKHLKQAQKVNKGDKIIAIVPESENITALVGEDDVPFDVIYEDDHLIVVNKPAGIIVHPAPGKMHGTLIQGLVQRYPELKEMDGFMRPGIVSRLDMGTSGLLVVARNQESYNLLQKMFASREINKYYLALVHGHLPQPEGILSGPIDKDPKDSTHSIIVEGGKPSITGYKVIKESAKYSLVECKLYTGRTHQIRVHMSAAGCPLYGDYAYGAPEKFMNRVFLHSWKLSFIHPITGKELSFRQFIPEEFTNLLYVLNHEN